GCATGCCTCACAAAAATTTCAGAGGCACCAATAGCCTTTATTAATTTTAAGTTGAACTACTAAACGATACAGGTTCCTAAATCAAATAGTCTTTTGGCTCCAAAGTTTCATTTCGTTGATATAATTATAAAGTTAAACAAcatcaatttttctaattacgAGAAGCGACAACAAGCCACCAATGAAAGAACTGTTGTGAGCCCCTGTCGTTCACTACATTGATTATGCTAATTcttcatttggtaaaatttcatcAGAAAATCAATACCAAAGACACGTTTCTCCCATAGAACCCATCAAGGATGAGACAAGATTCGACTTTCATCTCTACGCCAGTCAAAGTGATCACACCAATCTAGATCATTTGCACGCACCGAGCACAGTATCtccaaaagaagagaaaccaGGTTGTCAGTTCAAACGATCTTAGTCCACATGATCAATGGTCCAAACGATCCTAGCCACATGATCTATAGACAGTGCTAAGCCAGCTCCTATGACTCTATCCCCATGAAAAACTATCCAAGACATTCCACTTTCTCAGCGAAAACAACAAAAGTTGTTCCCGCCCTTCCTTCAGAAAAGCATCTACTCCCTTTTTCAAGCCAGTTTCTCCTAAGCCGGTCCAGCTCCATTTGTTCCTGCTCTGCTCATTATCCTCAGCGCTATGGCATCGCCCCTGCCTCCAAGGTATTCAAACATCAGGGTGTCGCCAATTGCAAAGCCGTTCGCTCTGACCACACTTGACCACCCACTGATACTGGTGTGCCAAACATATTGGCGCAACTGGACTGGCCAAATCCTCCTCAGTGGATCTTCGATGACCACGCTTCTCTTTGATTTTAGCCTCGCCTCTCTAACAAAAGCTGCTGGAAGATTCTGAAATCCCAACATTTACAATTGGTTCAACGTAGGTGTGCCAACTAGTATATTTAAATTGAGGAAGAATACTCTTGGAGAGGAATAACAGTTTTAGATTTGACTAAagcataaaatttgaaattgacaagAAAATGTCCGGATATCCTTTCAATGATGAATAAGATCAGGAGCAGAGTTCTTATATGTCTCCTAGCAATAACAAGAACCCTTTTCCTCTAGGGCAAGATGAGAGTCACACCACAGTTTTTACTTGAAACAATGCGGGAAAAGAAGCAAATGTGAACTGCATATCAGTACTAGTCCCACTAAGTCCCTTGTGACAATGCATCTGAGTACATATGAATTGGGTGAACAAGATAAAGCAAAGTCCATACTTACAAGCCAACGCATTTCGTATTTTCTCATAGAGCGCACAAAATAAGGATGCCTAGCAGGCATGTAATATTCAACCCCCATAATTGACTCTTCCTCGTCTTTTTTAACCTCATCCAATAGACCGCCTTTTCCTTCAGCATATGCACCTGCATGCCTTGAAGAATTCCGTGACTACTTACAATAAAATAAAGCAGgaatgaacaagaaaataaggACTTCGAGCTCACGAGGTTGTCTTCCATAACTCTTTGTAGAAGTGCTTTTCTCACAGCAATCAGTGTCATATACGACCACTTCAAATGTCTCATGACCAACCATTGAGAAAATTACCAGTTCCCCTAATTCCAAGTGCAGGTCCTTCACAAACTTTGCAAGACCTTGTGAAAAGTGGTAGCCCTCGTCACTTTCTTCTGTCCGAATGAACCATGACCTCCCGCCGCATTTTACAACAAGTTTCTTCGGTACATTTCCCTGGAAATTCTTCAGAAATGCTGGCGGGATGTTCTGCacataagtaaaaaaatctGTGATGTATCTCTTACTTGATATCCACCTTCCTCACCAAAATAacacaaaatgaaaatactGTTCCAAAGTAATGCTTCAGCAGATGTTTTCATAACAAGTACATATTGCTTTTTAGATCATAATCAGATTTTCAGACATTGTGAAATAAATTCGTTGGCGTGTGTTATGGGAAAAAACTGGGAAAATCTGTATATAACAACATACACTACTAGgccgtcaaaaaaaaaaaaaacatacactACTAGGCAAGGTCCTAATGATGAGACAAAAAATTGAATCCTCATTTTGTTAGAGAGAACAATGTGGAGATGGATGTGTATAAAAGAATAATCACTTGATGTCATAAATTGAGCTAGAGTTCAAAAAATTGTGCACGCATTTTAGACTAGGCGGCATAGCGAGAATGTAGGTATGTCACTATAGCGCAACATTATCCAAAGAAGGCCCATGTTTTCTTTCTGCTTGAACCCAGATTTCGAAGTGAAAGAGAAACTGACATTTTCTCCTATTTAAGAGACAACTTTCGAAAGCCCAGGATCTCACCACAAACGAATTTcgtatttgcattttgtttaTGGTTGCCCATCCTAGCATCGTCAGTCTAACATCTCatcaaagtaaagaaaaaagaccCTCGGCATTATAAACTTCAATCCGACCAAATCTTGGCCATCAATGTTCTCAAGTAGTGTCAAACAAGAGCAATTAAAAATGTCTAAGGGCTGCAATAACGCAATAGACAACAGAGAATCAATCGGAATAAGAGAGTTATAGAACAGAACAGCACATGATGTTTCCCGCCTTTcctcaacttcaacaaaagtgaaagagaagacGACCCACGACAACGTAAAagattttcttaaagaaaagaTTACAATAAAGACTGAGACAGAGAGTTGGTGAGTGCCAAACACTACATGAGACACCTCTTCAGATGATGCATAAAAGGGAAACTGGATTTAGTTGTGCTGAAGCAACAAGGTGCAAATAACtctgagagagggagagagagggttacGAGCTTGTGGGTGAAATCGCCTCGCAACTTCTTGAAGAAAGAAGGGGGACGCTTGCTCTGATCCATGGCGTCCATGGCCATCTTCATTCTGTCGAAGGGGAAGGGTGGAGATAACCAAAAGGCCTTTAGAAGAATGTGTAGCGTTTTGCGACGACGGTTCTATCTTGGTGTCCACTCGGCGATCATAATGACTCGCTCTGTCAATTGATTTCTCGAAAAGGGACGCTTGAGAGGGAAGCCGAAAGATCAGCAGAAATGCATTGATGGAACTCCACGCTCTGGGAAGCCCAAAGGTCAGGAGAAATGCATTGATGGAACTCCACGCTCGACAGGGACGCCAAATAGTAGTTTATATCTCCTACAGGGTTCCCCCTACGTGCTTGTTAAacactcaattaattaaaattataatttccaaTAGATTATCTTACTCGAGGTATGTTTAATTAGTATAtcaaagatataaaaaataattgtattaaatataaaatcaagatGTATTTTGAGATTactcattaataaaatcaatataaaaattactaattttgTCCATTCTAAGGATCGAAAAACTATGTTTATAACATATTGTGTCCAATATTTTACTAATTGCTATTGTTCTTCAACTAGTTTTCATTCATGTTTGTAGCACGGATTATAGATACAAATCTTGCTCTAATCCTACGGGAAGTACaattcaggtttttttttttttttttttaatgaaggcgccatttggattttttttttttttttttttaacatttttgttcTGATTTGTAATAATAAACCATTTAACTTGTTTCCAACTTATTCAAATAATTCAcagtgaaaaataatatttggttACTCAGAACAATAACATGTTATTTAGCATCATTTTCACTAAACAATGCATGTCCTTTATACTTGAACATTATACTTTTCATTAATGTCGGTGCTATGTAGTATATTTCATTCGTAAGTTAAATATTTGACATTAACCCTAAGAACTGATGAAAGGATTGCAATCTTTATTTGTTGATAGCCTTCAAGTAATATACTCCATTTGCTAATTCAAGACGAGCGGTACCACTTACTACTTTCTCGACGTCAGAAAAATCTAATAATTCAAAGACAAACACAAATTCAAAGCGCTACTAGCCTCTTATGATATGATATGAGAGGAGGCATCACTATGATGCGGCTgccattaattttgaaattgcaTGCCCCGCAAAAATTTCAAAGGcaccaataatttttattattttgagaaaGTAAAAGATGTAGGTTCTTAGATAAGTTAATCTTTTGGCTTCAAAGCTTTATTTCGTTGATATAATGTTAAAgctaatcaaaatcaatttatatatttatgaaaagCAAAAGGTTTCTACTTAAAATTATATATGAGTTGATTTTTGCTTTTAAAATAACTATCTTTATCCATAGTCTCCAAACAGCTTTTTCATGTCAAAAATTATTGTTCtttcaaaaacacaaaaaacatAACCAAACGGCCGCTAAATTGTCATGAAGAACTTAAGGGACCTATAGATTCTTATTGGCCTTTTATCTCTTtgggcattttttttaattttattccttTGGATTCTTatgcattctttttttgatGTAAATGATAGATCAGTCTGTATGGCTGctgtatttttcctttcaatggACGGGTTTGACCAATATTTCAGGCCTAATGCAAGGGTGGCCCGCTCACTAATTATCTCCAGTGATCGATCTCAAGAACAACACTTTGGCCAATAAATAGATAGCGggggtgtttggttgggcattctcaaggggctttgggcctCCAAAGCTCATTGGGGAAAATTtttggtgtttggcaaatttttggAAGCACCTTTGCCCAAATATGAGCATTCCAAATGTTCAATGCTGAAAGCTAGGGAGGGGCAGCATTGAGCATTTGGCATTTAAGAAATGCCACGCCACtgttcatcttttcttcttcccttgtcttcttcttcttcttcttctcatcttcttcttcttctcggcCACCGGGCTTCTCCGGTAGCCACCGCCGCCACTGTCTAAGGGTCGCGCATCGCCGGTGACCACCGTCTGGGGGTGGCGCGACGCCACCTAGGTCCGCATGACCTCAGCCGACGCCGCCTGAGGTCTGTGTTGCCTAAGGTTGTGCGGACCCAAGCGGCCTCGCCTAGTTCCGTGTGAACCGGTGATGCCACCTGAGGttcgcgcgacctcaggccgCCAAATCTGGCGGTCCAGAGGCCAGACGGCCAAATTTGGCCTCTACGACCTCAGGCGCCTAAGGTCGCGCCTCCAGGCGGCAACGGCGTTGCCTGAGGTCGCACCGCCTAGGTCCGCGCGACCTCAAGCCGCCAGATCTGGTGGTTcggaggccagatctggccgctggacggccagatctggcctctgCGCCTCCAACGCCCGAGGTCGCGACCTCAAGCGGCCGAACGGCCAGATTTGCCGTCGTCGGCACCGCCGGCCACtagatttgatttttagatttaaaaaaaaaacaaaatcccatttgtaataagttttgaCAAACGGTATTTTTGCACAAGCCACTTTCCAATGCATAATTTGCCAAACGTCCGAGCATTCCCGAAAACCCTttatcctaaagatatttgtATTTGGCCAAAAACATTTCCCCAAAGTCAAACCAAACGGGCCCAGCGTCAAAAGAGGACTAGACAAACCTTCATAAACAAGTCAAGCATTGTAAATTGCTCAAAGAATTTCTAATTGTGATAATTCGTCTATCCAACCAAATCAAGCTAGTCAAGCACCAACATAcaattttctaataatattttgttctttaaatttttttattattttttcttttttctctctcttttttggctcctcctctctccttctaGGCGATTGGCCATAGGAGAGGGTCGGTCGTTGAATTGAGCAAGGGTGAGCTCACCCTCTCCCAACGACACAAGTGGATTGATAAGCTCAACCTTGCACAATGATAGCAAGGTCAAGCTCGCCAATccattggcgaggcttgccctcccTAGTGCGAGCTTGCCCTTGCCTAGTGATGGTGAGGTGAGCTCGCACTTACTTAGCCTGCCCTCCCTTAtgatccgaaaaaaaaaaaaaaaagaaaaaaaaggaaaaaattaataaaaaatttaaaaataaaatgttattaaaaaattgtcctcCGATGATAGCTGGTCAAATTTGGCTGGAAAGGGGAGAGTACTATcccaaaaataagtaaaatgaACTTACCTCGAGGAAAATGACCATTTGGCTTCCTATTTATAGCCTTATAGGCAAATATCTCAAGCAAAAGAAAACCTTTTCTAAGGTGGACCTTGCACAAGATTGGGGGGGTCTTGCACAATGCCACGAAACGGGTTGCACGTGGCCGAAGAGGACTTGCACAAGTGAACAGGCCCAGTAGCAAGGAATTGTAGGCATTACCGGGCCCCATGATCGGGACCTTCGTAAGCTTGGGCCTGCACCAGTATTGCAATATGTTAGCCTTTTAGAGATTGATAAGAAAGCACATTTTCCCTTTCCCTCTGATTTCAAGCTCTCACACATCTTTTACAATTTCCCCGTTGGAGTATCCACTTCTTGTGCAAGCTAAGGATAAGAAGCCAGGAATTATCCCTTTCTCTGATGATATTATTCTTATTCCAAATCCTTTTGCATCTGTCATGTAGATAGGTATGCTGTGGGGCTCCTCACAAGCATACATGACTCGTCTAACTCAACACGTATGGACATATATAATTTCTCCtttatcaaacaaaaaaaaacatatctaaTTTCTCGaacacttatttttctttttacaatcTGCTTCATTGTTTTGGAAAGATTATATATTGTCCTAACTAGTCATTTTAGATGCCTCATCTACCTCGAGGGCTTTCTTTGTCTTGACTtgaataaaagtgaaaaaaaatactttttaaatttcccatcaaaatttgaaacattatttaaaattttcctaacTAGTTAATGAATATTGCAATATCTTTCCTGTCCAGTGTCCTCTTGACCCGATAAGATATCCAGTCTTCATCTATTACCATTGCTTTCTAGACAGTGATAAGAAGGCACATTATTGGTTCTTATGTCTAGCTCTCACGCATCTTTACAATTTCCCTGTTGTCGTCTTCTTGTGCAAGCTAAGGATAAGAAGCCAGGAATTATCCGCCTCTGATGATATTATTCTCATTCAAATTCCTTTAGCATCTTCATGTCCAATGTGGGGCTCCTTGCAAACATAAATATCtcgtataatttctttttcttattccaaTCCGTGTTTCCTGTTTTTGAAGGATTATATATTTGCCTGAATAGTCATTTCAGATTCTCTTTTCTAGCTTTGGGTTTTCTTTGTCTCAACTTGAataaaagcgaaaaaaaaaatgctttttatgtttcCCGtcaaaaatatgaattatcaTATGTATATTTACATATCAACATTTGCATATTTTGCtcgtttaatttaaagtttttaggattttaaaaatttcaaagtgcCTGTTGATTTAACTAATATAAAGAGTGAAGGTTCATCCGCATCTTCCACTGACTGATTTTTAGAAGTATTCTTTTGGACCGGTGGAATATATTCCTTTTAACTCTTTCCTACCTTTCCTTGCAAGTTACAGGATAACTTTTCTAAGAGAATCATTTGACTTGACTCTCTAATAATTTGTTGAGAATCCCAAATATCAGTCAAGATATTCAACAAAAGAAACGAGAGGTACTAGATaagataattttcatttttcatattatgAAGCCTGCTTAGGTGGATTTAACTTGATGGAACCCTGCAGTTGTcgcaaaaatatccaaataaagTATCCAAGGCTGCGTGTCCACAATCTCTTAACGTGCGACATTTCGGCCAAAAAAAAACAGGCGATAGATAGAATACTAAATCGATGGTCCATCTAAAATCTATCCATACGCGTGTACGAGAGAGAGTAGCGGTTCCCATGAGAATCACTCCTCTTCCCTTGATGCCTATAAATATATACGGTGCCCTAACATTCTTTACCAAGCCTCAACCTTAGATTCTAACAAGAACATCTCTATAGGCAGCTTTTTCACAAGCTCATCTTGAACGCCAATGGCCCGTCCGGCAAATCTCGCTGAAATAGGACGCGAAGGCTTTGATCTCCTCGAGAAGACCTGGGGCCACAGAAGGAGGCCCACCCTTGCAACTCAACCTTGTGTTTACAATAGGACCGAAGTGCCTCTGATCACCCACAGGCTTCCTGCACCTGTCGTTTCCCATCCGATGCACCAGTATCAACAGCCAGGCTATCCGTCTTCCGCAGGAGTGAAGTCCCTCCTCATCACCATCATAACAGTACTTACCACCATCGTCACCATCCATACCCACCTGCAGAGGATGATGCCGATGCCGATGCCGATGCCATGGACAGCAATAAAGCAGCCGTCTTGTTTAGGGGGACGAAGATCGTCGAGTATCGTCAGGTTTGATAGATTTTTCTAGCTTTTTAGCTATTTTGTTGTAGGAATATGGTGCTCGGTGTGAAGAAGAACACATGAAGCTGTCTCAAGTATGTAGTTTGGTAACGAATAGAGTCTGTCAAGTCATGTGGTTGAGTAGAGTATGTCAAGTAGTGGGTTTGTAATTAGCTATGTCAAGTCATGCTTTTATCGAGACTCTTTCATGGGTTTCTTGCGAGATTGTGGAAGAGTTGTTCAATCAACGCCATGCTATGGTTTATATGCTCATAACCATCGCGTTTAAAGAAGATAGGGTTAATTACTTTGGCAATGCGCACTGGCTCCCCAACTTTAAAAAGTTACAGACTTCTTTCCTGAAGGCTGAACTTTGACACGACTATTACAACGGCCCCATAATTTTGAGAAGCTAAAGATTACTCCCTCAAATCTCGGTTTTTGTTGCAGTCACTAGCTTTTTGCCTGCATAACTTAAGTGCTTCTGGAAAATGGAGTTAATGAAGTTATCACGCACGGCTAATGAAGTTCAGTCTCTGGTAACACATAAGCGTTTTAGCAGACGGACAAATGGATGACTGCATGAAAAGTTGAGGAGGGAAATCCATAAATTTTCAAGAGTTAGGCGTTATTGTGCAATGGTGCCAAAGTTGACGGCCCCAATCTGGAATTTCTACTGTTTGTATGCTATTGTGAATGAATACAAAAGCTAGGGGATTTTGAGCAATGAAGCCAAGAAAATACGTGAGGATATACATCAATAGAGAGCTTAAGCTCCGTTCATTTCgcgaaaattaattttcaagaaaacatttttttgaattttacatcATTCCTTCCATGAGAATAAATTAgtcgggaaaatattttctttcaactaAAAAAGGTTTTAGAATATGAGAAACATTTTCCTCAATCACTCTTTCATCTCACACTCTCACGCAATCCTTGCTAgcccccccttttcttttttctttttttctatcttaaaaattataatatttcattatttttcttttttccttctttcttgatCGGTCATCGACCATAATGATAGCCAAAGACTGGCCACAAGCAAGTTGTCCGCGATCGATGAGCTCAAGATGGTCAATAGCTAGATTCCaacaagctcgagcttgcctttAGCTAGTCACCAATCGTTGCCGTGGCCGGCAACCAAcagaagaaggaggagggggaggaaagaaaaaaagaaaaaagagcaaatagaaaaaaaataataataattaaaattttgattttttaaaaaaataaaaaaaaaagtattaaaagaGTGCAcggaggaaaatcaaatcaaatgttCTATACCAAAcggtttaaaatattttctaattcgtTTTCAAGTTTCAGCTAAACATCAAAAAATGTTAtaattttcctagaaaattgCTTCCTAGAAAACATCTTCCAAAAATGTCAcgttttctgcaaaacaaacaaaacctaaaATGCACGTTTCGTTATTGGCAAATGAGTgagttcaatcaagtccaagTTAGGTTGTAATTGGGTTTGACTCATTTacatctatttattttttagttaacTCGTGTTCAACGATTTGACCCACCAAAACTCATCGTTTGAGAGAGATAGACCTCGATAAAATTAGGAATCCTTATTTAACTCGAATCGGCTTTATTGGAAGTATAGGGTAAAACGAGAGTAACTAATTAGAATGAGATACAAATTGACCGAGAATGATGGAGtccatataaaattaattaagacTGAGTACACTAGGCCAAGCTATATTGCTCTAAAGCTAATACTTAGCCCGTATGGCCAATAAAAGGGTAAATGACAATAAGCCAAAAGGATCGTAAAGGGCAcactttattattttgaaagCTTTTTGAATGACCACTTTGTACCAATAACTTCTAAAATTCGGCTATTTGAATTTCTCCGATgcattgatttttgtaaaatttcatgtGCCGTTACTATTGCAATAAATAATTCAACATAGCTAGCCATCGAAATAAGCCCTTTGAACACGAACCAAACGACATCGTGTAACGACTGAGTTTGCCCCACCTTTTCCCCACCAACAAAACCCTAAGAAATCCAATTTTAGCCGCAGCCAAATCCTCTTACTTGTAAGTGTAAAGAAACTAATTCGTTCCAAAAAACGTAACAACATAATAcagttcgaccaaaaaaataataatagaatacAGTAATTAATTTATAAGTGACATTAATTGATAAAACATATTAGCATAATTtgaaatcaaagtcaaattttaaaatcacagaagtttcttaattttttttaggaaccctagaaagaatagaaatgttcATGGACTCTTGAATAGAAaagtaaacttttttttttttttttttttgggaaaaatttgaAAGCAGGATGCAATCAAATTTAGGGTTCATTTTTTCactgaaaataaatatttaaaaaaatatttttctaaaaataatcacttatatcgcttaaaataattagtcaataaaatatttttattatcaacaatagtttatgtttaaatatttttgtaaatgatgaaaattattttggttattatttttattatagatacaagtgatcattttttaacaatatctttcaaaccattcattttccgcaaaacaaacaTACAAATAAGAGAACctgaaacaaaaatgagatcAGAATAAGACTATATTTGCATCAACATATGTGACGGTACAACGTAGAATTTAGTCAAGTATTTTCTCAATATCAATACTTACGAAAATCATACATTTGTGCGTTGCAAGGGTGACATGCCTCGTGTCAACAAGAAGGATGCAtctatgagacaaaaaaaaatagaaagaaatacATAGTCGGTGAAGagacaaaaaattaattggtaGAACTTAGAGTACTTGTTTACATTTCCCTCTAAAatttaaatgaagaaagaaaatatgaaaatatgaaatgaaaaagTATTAGATGCTCATCGTTGAACACAAATCAAATTATGAGAGtcgtggaattttaaaaaataaaatgaagcgTTAGCAATGGTGACTCTAAGGAATGTTTTAAttactaagaaaaaaaaattatccaaaaatcttaaatctattgtattacagtcaatttagttataaacatttatatttgactaatttagtttcaaccattttgatgatttgtcaacaTAGtcattttaattagtttttaccAAACATTGTCAATATGGacaatttatgcaatttttaaaatttacaatttttttcttttttccttctattttattctttctttttctcctattttccgAGCCAGGGTCGTTGACCACAGGTGATGGTTGCCCTTACCTAGATCTTGGCAAGGGGTGGGGCaacccttgcttgtggccagcAATTGATGGAGGgtaataaggaaagaaaaaataaaaggaaaaagtatagaaaaatttaaaaattacgaaaattgTCCACTTTAGTATTAACCGTCTTATGCCAGCCATGTCACCTAAAGCAGCCACTATAcctagccaaaattgattagaaagaCTACgttggaaaattatcaaaatgcttaaaatttgtcaaattaaaaagttgaagattaaattgatcctcatataatagatttagaattttgtGAACAATTATTCACTAAGAAAGTGAGACATGGAATCTAAAGCTAAATTAATGCTAAATATTCTGagttttgttttagaaaattaaaatattttgtagtGTGACAAACTCTTAACAAATTATTTTAAACTCGCTCTTTTTTTATGATAAGAACTCGACTACCAGAGAAGATGCTTGTGTCAATCTAAGTGCAGAGGGATTTAAAGATCAAATTCTTACATGTAACCTTAAGAAACAACGTCTCCATTCCAAGATTACATCAccaagtaaaaatattttggtatGGACCGTGTGTTAAAACCAATGAAATATACCTTTTATGTGAAATCTTAAGGCATTCCGCAGAGTCTATCATTAACCTACTTATCAAGTTCTCATCGCTCTCCTTTGGGCACTTACACATGATGCTATTGTTGTGCGAAACTAGAtttagcaaaaataaaaataaaaattctcttcttATGTAGCAACCaaaaatgaattcattttttGGCCACTCTTGTCATGCTCCCCTCTTTGGTCCCCAAAAAATCGATCACCTATTGTAACTCAATTTAATCATGTTCATTTTGCCATAATTCTTAAATAAAATATGGGGAtacattaaagaaattaataaatatacaATTGACGAGCATGATTTACTCTTTTGGATCCAACCGTGATCACAACTCTTGAGAATTTAAAGATTCATTTGGCAAtgtttctattccgggaataatttcttaataaaagaATGTGTTTTGTAACTATacataatttctatttttggaatggaaaaacaatagaaatgcgtttgatatgatgattcacaatttttttaatataaaatttcttttaatttgttttcttattctttcttatCGTTATTATTGCTTTCTCGCCATCGATGACAGCTAACAACGCCGCATGCTGCCATCGACTATTGCTAGCGTCGACCTTTAGCGGCAGCA
The nucleotide sequence above comes from Eucalyptus grandis isolate ANBG69807.140 chromosome 2, ASM1654582v1, whole genome shotgun sequence. Encoded proteins:
- the LOC104430669 gene encoding uncharacterized protein LOC104430669, with the protein product MGVEYYMPARHPYFVRSMRKYEMRWLNLPAAFVREARLKSKRSVVIEDPLRRIWPVQLRQYVWHTSISGWSSVVRANGFAIGDTLMFEYLGGRGDAIALRIMSRAGTNGAGPA